The Apodemus sylvaticus chromosome 4, mApoSyl1.1, whole genome shotgun sequence nucleotide sequence AAATGCAGGGCCTCATGGCTGTGAAACAAGTATTCTTAATCAGTCTGCCATACCTTCACCACCATAAAatgatactttttatttgttatttaaattaaaattcaattacatcatttcactccttcctttcccttgctcTAAGTTTGTTTCCCCTTAGACTCCTACTTCTGCTAAAATACATGGCCCATTTTCATCTTCTGTtattattatatagataaaaGTGAGCCCACAAATATGTTCAAACAACCTAATAAGTCCATTATCATTGGTAGTATATGAACTATTTCTGAGGTAACTATGATTGGCTTACAAATTAGGGGCTTCCCTTTGAGAAATACAAATTTCCTCACTCTttgtaatatgtatgtgcatgtagttcTTTATCTAGAAGTTTGTTTTTACAAGATTTATTCATTCCCATTTAGAATTACTAACATTGATGACTTTTGTTCAGAAATTGTTTTGACAAGCATATTACATTGTTGAACTATCAAATGTGAAGCCTCTCCCACATTTCTAGGACTCCCAATGTCAAAGCAGATTTATTGATCTTCTGGTATATaatctttctgactcttttgacCAATGTTTGCAGCCCAGGGTTTAGGAGTTAGCGTGTACTATGTATGCAGTTTGGCTTGAAGCcacaggatattttgttttctgtaccttGAATAGCTGTGGTTTTCCATAATAGTTTCCATGCATTGCCAAGAGTACCTTTGCAAGCTACattatctgtaaaaattatcttaaatatttggaACAGACTATGGAATCATGCTTGTTTAGAGAAACTGTGATAGGACCTTCTCTAAGAGCCATGACCTCATATCTTCCCATGCTTCTAATAGTGGATATGATTTTCTGCACCTCAGAAATTAGATACTAACATAATATGGGTTTCTTTGTTATAGTTATCATCGTTGTATATTTCTGTCATGTAAAAATAGTATTTGGTCTGAGGTATTGATCTCTTAGGTATGCTAGTTCGCTTAGTTGTCCACTAGAGGACTTCGATCTAAAAAGAGATTTTTCAGCAATCCAAGCACATTTGAACATCAGCTCTTAGTTTTCCAGTTTTTATGGACAAATCTTACTGGCCCTACACATCAGTCAACATTCTACCTTGGGGAATGTCGGGGAGCTGAGAAGAAAGTTGGGACTATCCGAAATTTTAGAGTTGAATAAGTTTTCAGTAATCTCCATAATTTGTTTTCTGCAAAATATTTCTTCTCTCTATATAAGGAGTTTCTTCAAATGATTAAAGGCAGTCTATTGACCTCTCAGCTGTATGAGCACTGGCTTTCCATACCCGAAATGGTCAGCAATGAAGAAAAACTATCAACAGCAAAGAGGTAATGGCTGGCGAATTGTgtgaacaacatcaaccaaatagaagtaatatttgcttatacacattagagaatatatatcccaaaaatattcagtaaaaatgcTGCCAGCAAAAGGTTTCAATTGTTCACAAACACGGAATACATTTGCAAACAGAGGTGTGACTTAGGGAGTCACAGTGGACCATGATTATGATTATCAGTTTTGTACTACACTTAAATTTGTCATTttggccccacccctaccctgattctggaaaaacatttaagcaatattttgaatatacattgttactttccttttatttatggaggtcatttcaaaagatataattactttccccttttctatatttataaattgagtaaacttgtttttaacataactgtctctttgttcagGCTTTTAGAAGAACTCCCGCCACTGAATGCTGCATTCCTGAGACAGATGTTtagaattctaaataaaatagccagaaaTTCCTTGATAAACCACATGCCAGCATACAGTCTCTCTGCTGCAATAGCGCCATTTCTTTTATGCCTTCCTAGATATGGAAATAAAGTACTGGCTACTGATATTTCCAAAAAGGTAATTGGCCATTTACTTTAAGCCTAGCTTTGATAAGCCTTTACAATGTGACAGAAAGACAATATTACCCTCAGAGTCTGAGTtactttgttgttgatgatgatgattttggctttggttttgcttcattttgtaaaataagtacatgtttgaatggctttcttttggagaggaagaatcattggtgcattttaagtaagtaaaatatgAATAGGTATTTGAGCTCAATGATGCAGTTTTTTTGTCAGTTGTGACTTAGAATATCCTTAGACGAATCCAGTGAGAATAAATgctgtgaaatgaaaaaaaaaaaaaaaaaaaaaaaaaaaaaaaaaaaaaaaaaaccaaaaccctggTTACTGGGTTCACCAACCAAGAATGAATTCTGATGTAATCAGTGTAGAATTTGTAAAATGCTACTTGTTTTCATGATGgtttcctcaacaaaacaaaggtaATGCAATTTTGGATCATTTTTATCAGGTATGGTtattatgactcctgatttctgtaATTAAATATGGCCTTGACCTCTTGATGCTGGTTATCATTGGTTTAGAGAATTATAGAGTAAAGTATTCTATGGGACCTgcctttcaaatattataataaagtaccaGAATTTTTACAGTATTGGTATCAAATGGTTATTTTGATTCTCAGTATTTGAGCTTCTGATTCACTATTAATTGACCAACTGCCCTGGGACCTGAAAGGAATATATTATAGGACAGCCTAATTGAGAATAAGTATTCCTCATATTGCATAGGAACAAATAtcctaagggaaaaaaaagggttacaaagaaacaaacactgcAGATCCATAACTATCCAGTTTCTTCCATaggcattattttattaattcccaGCATAATAAACCTGAGGATCAAGCTGTTACCATGGCATTTGCACTGAACCATCAGGGAAATATGAATGTTACCCCATAGATGGGTTTGCCTGTCTCTTGCCTTTTAGTTAGCCCATGGGACCTTTGAGTAGAAAGTTCCCTCCTTAGCTGTGCTTTTCTTTAAGCATCCTTACAAATATGCACAGCCATGAATGTGTCCAAGACAAGCAAGGTTAATCAAGTGGACAATATGTATAACATTCTGGGCCTCACAAggtgaaaattggaaatcatcCTCTTATATGATATTGGACTGTGATGACCacacttgaatatctgatctcataatcatcttttaaatttctaagaAGAAGCCCGCCTCGATACTTCATTAAAGCTAACGTTATCTCAGTATTTTAAAGTACATACTTTTAGCCTCccaaattcttaaataaaatgtgatttgtaactatgcaaaatgacagagacccttTTTGTTTGCCCTTTTTTTGTCCCAGATTTCTCTCGTAACATTCCTCATAGATAATTCTCCGAAACTGTTCGGGCTAGATATTGTTGCACTATGGTATGAAACCTCGTTTTATCATGGACCCGGAGGAAATACCTCATGTGACCAGGTTACTACATCTAATATCATCACCCCAAATGAACCAGAACATGGAGCCAGCAGCTGCCCCAAGGGGAGGACATACACCCCTGACCATGATGAACCAGCAATAAGTCAAgtggctcctcctctctctgagggCACTAAcggtgtgtatacatgtcctaCTACTATAAGTTAAAAGTTAGAATCGTTTAGCACTGAACTATGAATTTTATaacaaacaacaatgaagaaTTTGCTAAACCATGTGAAGGGACACTTCACCTGTGTGTTATAATTTCCTACTGCAAGAGATTCCCTCCATATTTTGGTACCTCTTTGCACTGGTCCTGAATTTATGCAAAaggtaaatcccagaaatgagagtaaTTGACTAAGTATATGTTACTTACTTTGATATAAAGGGTATTAATTTAGATGTGTATTATACATTGAATAGCAATTCAATACCAAATTGGGTTTTCTCTACCTGAAATGTCTGGCTGTCCTaaatcttactgtgtagaccagactgacctcaaactcgcagagatcatcttggctcagcttctgaggtctgggtataaaggcacatgccaaaatgcttttcttttatgcaagttttaaaatatagcctaATATACCAGTATGGGATTCATTGACACTGTGAACTCAGATTTGAGCTCTCAGTTCGGTGGGTTGTGAAGGGGGAAACCAAGGATTGTAATAAAAGTGCAGTCAGGCAAGTTGTGTGGTGAAATTCAAATACTATTGTTAATTTACATTTGGCCATGGCAGTTCTGCCAGAAAGACACAGGTGGACTAAAAAATTGGTACTATTTTATCGCTTGAATCTAATACCTATATGCTTACCTTTCAAGACAAACCCTAAAACTACTAGGTATACTAGAACTGTGGCCATATACAACTAGATATCCAATGCCTTATGAAGTAATGTCAtgattataaatgttataatactGATTATTTTTCTGTGCCTTTGTGGTGAAGCATAAGTAATGCAGGCTATAAAATGTGAAGGTCATGCAAGTGCTAAGTGAGTTCAATTACAATAAATAATGATTTTACTCCTTTATTAGAATCAGAGACTCAAGAAGATAATATGAATGCAACCCAGCAAACAACTTCTCAAACTCCTACTGCACCACCAAAAAACCAAGTATTTCGTACTTGTCCACGGTTTATATGCTTGGACAAAATGCTACCTTCTATACTTgtgagtttgtttcattttgggtttctaaaCCTGTCCTATTTCCCATAATTTCTGGGAACCTATTTTCTAAGTAAACTATTTCACCAAACTGATGAATATACagataacctattcatgaggtcagattcttttaaagtagaaataaaacctaCTGAAGTTAGAGTCTTCTAATTTAATGAAAagtgaaaatttgaaaagaaatagtaTTCCCATGTTTTTCACTGATTTCAGCAAAGACCCAAACTCACCAGCTTGTTGGATGCAATGGATCTTTGGAATTGCCCAACTATCAATATTTTGAACTGTGTTAGGACTCCATAttactctagagtctaccttgGTGTTATTGCCTCTGGTATTACTCAATCTTataatcaaaaatatctatagatTACTATCTGATATTAACAATAAATtagatatatacatgttttttGCTATACATGATCTTTTTATACTACTGCATTCTATGAAATTGTCGCCTAATAGGCTTAGTCTATCTTAAATATGCTTCTAGATTTCCATTGGAAATATTCATTTACTGTCCAGCATCTCTTTTAGCTCTATGCCTGTGCCAGGAATTTATGCCACACGTgaacaagtttatcatgttagacacatgagCATTACTGCCCATTCCTTAGGTATTTTAGATCAGGATAATTTTGTCATCAATAACTGTAATCATGTaatcaattaaaatgaaagaaaacatggagtaAATCTGTGTATGGTCCTCATTTTTACAGAGTGAAACCATGGTAGAACAACTGAAAAttgcttgggttcttaaatgTGACAGCATCTTTCGATAAGGATGGTTTAAAATAAGAAGTcaccaaagaaggaaataaaagtctcagaagtatagtggaaaaggaaagatttctttaaaacacaaatgccagttttCACAGTAGAGGTCAGGGTAGACAGGAAGCCAAATAGTGATGTGATCTCTGAAAGAGAACTATCCCAATAGTTACTTGGAATGGCATGCTCTAGAAAGAacttcaaaaagcaaagaaaaagtaagagaacacCATTCACCAAAATGCTTCGGTGACTAGAAGTGTGATTCAATCTGGAGGGTTGTTTAATTACCAGAAACCCTTGATGATTCAAATTGGGAAAAATGGATTagggaaagaaatatatttggaagctaaaaaagaaaaaagtgaaatgtcctcttcatttctttcagttgTAGCTATGCATCCATGATTGCCATGACTCTGGTTTACCTTCAAAGACCTATTTGTGCTTTAGCTGTTTGGATCTGTTATAATAGAAGCTTGtccttatcccacacaggatATGATATCGGTCATTGAGGAAAAAGGACCAGAATCAGAAGAAGTATTCCAATCCATTTCCGATAGATCACACTTGGTCCTGAAGGATAAGATCTATACTGAGCAACACATCAATTGGGACCAAGAATCAGTACTCACAGTAGCTTACCTTTTAAAGGTAAGGCAGTATTTTGCATCACcaatattcagcatccctctAGAGATGCATATTCTGTCCTTGAGATTACCAGATCATGAcagttttcttgaactatggaTACATGATCTCCGAATAAGAGTCACTTTAGGTAAAAGTGTGACAAGCTCAAAGATTCATCACAAAGACACAGGTGAACACTTTATGTTGGAGGTTAACTTTCTCATACATCAGATGGGCTTTTTTGGCATTACAAATGTTCCCACTGATTTCACCTCTCTAACTATGCCACCTGAATTAATAATAGAacaagtaataatagtaataaaagtgtGTTTTACACGATGCATGTCTTAAATCATACTTACCACAAAAACTTAAGTAACAACAGTACAAAATAGCTGTTCTACCACAGACTTGTAATGTGAGAGAATTGCATGTTGCCAATTCTATATCCAGTCCAATATCTATGTCCAGtagatatataaaattgttttccttctctaagaaaaaataaagcagtatTTTCACTTTTTCCTGATATTGCCATCCTAACCCCATgtcaaatactgaagaattagCCTAACTTACTTCTAAGTAGTCTAATATGCTTAACTTCTCAGTGAGCAGCAGTAACTCTAGAGCAAATatcattgtttgatttttatttggggCATGATCTGAGATTGCCTCTAAGTAGACTGGAGCTATGGCCCCagacatcaagagaaaagataatgctctgagaGTAGCCATGGTTAATAACGTTAGGCAATGGTAACAAATGATCCCCCCTTGGCCCTCGAGCTTGCCAAGTGCATCTGGCTCTCattgccagaaacctgggaccacatcacagggaggaaagtgaagatcagtaactggaAGTCATGTGTATTCACAGCAATTTAAaggtacaggaacacctgggCACCTTCCATTTGTCTGAATTTCTATCCTTGATACAATGTGAAAGTTAATTGTGGCATTTCAAACAAGTtgctgcttacaattaatttaaatagttgaatatttacacattttaattgaatatttaaatgttttaagaatGGATGTGAAACTGTGAGACATTCTCACATGTAAAACAGTGTGCTTAAGTAAGGAAGTTCACCACTATTCCAGGTGTACCCAgaggcatatatgtatattacaacTTTACTCTCTGTGAACTGAAAGTACAAGTTCACCTAATTATACAATCAGAATGAAGCATTTCCTGGCCCTGTCATTTTTGGatggttttttattttcagaaagaacactttgctttttgtttgttttattgtttttttaatacttactgttcattttttcttcttttaatattactattattactaccaatttattcattcattcatttattaattttcatcttgaAACTGCTACACTATACCTCTTCATCCTTTAtgagtctctttccttctcctctgagcaggtcaaGGTCCCCATGTTATCCTTGCACCCTGACAAATCAATTCTCTTCAAGGTTAGCACAActtttcctactgaggccagctGGGTGAGGGGTTTCCACAGACAGTCAACAGTTTTAGTGATAGACCCTGTTCCaaatgttgggggacccacatggtgtccgagctgcacatttgctacatatatgccaTATGTCACAGCGCAGcttctgtatgctttttggttggtgttcACTTCTTGGCAGCTCTCAATGGTCCACGGTAGTTGAGtctgttgatcttcttgtggagtccctatcttGATCGGGGCCCTGAATTCTTTCCTCAATTATTCACTAAGAGTCCATAGCTCTATCTAATGTTTCCCTGTGGGTCTCTATCTGTTTTagccagctgctgggtgaagtctcTCAGAGAGCAGTCATGCTAGACTACTGTCTGGATATCCCACAGAGCGGCTGACCTCCATTGAGACAGATAGAATTTCAGGCTGTGAGTTGGAAAGCATATCCCTGATTTCAGGTAGTAGGGTGgactgaaaaccaggaaaggcaatCAGAATAGacagtagggttatttcattgaTGCTGCAGTCAGAACTCTGATTCTTTGCTTCTACTCTTAGGTAAAAACACATAGGCTCCTGCCTTTAGTTTCCACTTTTATAATGCATAATGCATGGAATtattgatatgcaggatatggaACCCCCAAACAGATTGTGACACACAAATTAACAATCCCTGGTCTAACctcctatttttaaacaaaacttttttcaaatactttctacaatgtacatagaccattaattttcttgtgtttttttcattataaaaggatTTTATTAGAAACATACAAGGAAGCTTACTTTATTCAGATTTGTATGAAAATTGGCTTAGTGTCCTTGATGAAGAATCCCTGCTTGGAAAAATTTCAACTATACGAAGGTAATGACATAGTATACACTTGGGGAAATGCCCAAAGTTAGAAGTAATGCATTTTGAGATATATGGGCTTGTCTTTATAGGATTATAAGCTGGAATGATGTCCCAAGACAAGAAGTTTCCTTTGCTAAGACATGTATAGTCACTTTATAAACAGGTGCATTTCTCACACAAGTGTGTTGTACCATGTCTGTAATCCAACCACTTGAGAGTCTTCTAAATTATAATGGTCATGGTGTGGAAGACAGCTTATGCTACGCAGTTGTGTGCAAGACAGATTAGAACATTGGTTTGAATTCCTGAGTGAGACAAGTTAAAAGAAGTATATAAGTATAATAACTGTGGGCTATTTGTATCCTAATACTATTACCATAGTATTGtaaatattgaacatttaaatacatatatcatTAATTAGAACGTGAAGCTATTACTAAGTTCTTCCTTCTCAACTATATCTACCTAGATAAGTCTGGGTCAGGTATAGCTTTGACTTCTTTGGGTCATTTCCCTGTATCCATAGAATGATTTCTTAAGTACCAGGACTTTGAGCTCCCATTTCTACCCAGGACTCCAGTATCTCTGCCTTATCTATAGCAGAAGCTTTTATGCCTGCATTGTGTAGGGTCACTAGTGCGCCTTCTGCTCCTTGTGTTCCAGAGTGTCACAAGAGTGCTGCATGGATTCATAGTAAGTTGGATATTAAATGTGCCCCCATGGTGGTTAGAAAGATGGTTCATTGTTTGGCAACACTTTtttccatacacagaacacacaaccTGCAAcaagcttcattcattcattctatttccagagaacctgacaccttcctctgggttctgtggGTAGCAGTAATACAtgtaatacagaaaaatgcatacataatttttaaagtttcccaTAATTCTATAGGGGAAAttgattttcagataatattttagCCAACAGTAGCAATATTTTACCTAAAATCTGTATTTTGGGGTGgggtcattcatttgtttatattagtGCACATGCAGAAGCTATGCATGCAGTCGATGGCATAACTATATCCaaagttccatttctttttattagatatttactttatttacatctcaaatattat carries:
- the LOC127683499 gene encoding rho GTPase-activating protein 20-like isoform X3, whose protein sequence is MTHLQHTYSRVNSKNSTAFPLLPGLLRQDLNLEGQFILKPRYSAISQQQKSTEILKKKERTYRTRCFPRAYVPHEDQGYTVPKVKKKGKLFGRELNWICKDGKWPTEILDILSLLREKGPTAVGIFSIAPSDVLCKGVKEKLDSGQKVNIRKHSVHLASWILKEFLQMIKGSLLTSQLYEHWLSIPEMVSNEEKLSTAKRLLEELPPLNAAFLRQMFRILNKIARNSLINHMPAYSLSAAIAPFLLCLPRYGNKVLATDISKKISLVTFLIDNSPKLFGLDIVALWYETSFYHGPGGNTSCDQVTTSNIITPNEPEHGASSCPKGRTYTPDHDEPAISQVAPPLSEGTNESETQEDNMNATQQTTSQTPTAPPKNQVFRTCPRFICLDKMLPSILDMISVIEEKGPESEEVFQSISDRSHLVLKDKIYTEQHINWDQESVLTVAYLLKDFIRNIQGSLLYSDLYENWLSVLDEESLLGKISTIRSPTCVMGSDLCELIIWK
- the LOC127683499 gene encoding rho GTPase-activating protein 20-like isoform X1; protein product: MTHLQHTYSRVNSKNSTAFPLLPGLLRQDLNLEGQFILKPRYSAISQQQKSTEILKKKERTYRTRCFPRAYVPHEDQGYTVPKVKKKGKLFGRELNWICKDGKWPTEILDILSLLREKGPTAVGIFSIAPSDVLCKGVKEKLDSGQKVNIRKHSVHLASWILKEFLQMIKGSLLTSQLYEHWLSIPEMVSNEEKLSTAKRLLEELPPLNAAFLRQMFRILNKIARNSLINHMPAYSLSAAIAPFLLCLPRYGNKVLATDISKKISLVTFLIDNSPKLFGLDIVALWYETSFYHGPGGNTSCDQVTTSNIITPNEPEHGASSCPKGRTYTPDHDEPAISQVAPPLSEGTNESETQEDNMNATQQTTSQTPTAPPKNQVFRTCPRFICLDKMLPSILDMISVIEEKGPESEEVFQSISDRSHLVLKDKIYTEQHINWDQESVLTVAYLLKDFIRNIQGSLLYSDLYENWLSVLDEESLLGKISTIRSILLKMPQANYIVLKQLIRVLLKMKTSAKNTLDSFILSIRIAPHVLWDQTCVNSLFGSDIPKKISVIQIMIDNFADIFGEDDPIICDNSQKRSDDIKTTVNTAAGDNETTATYDFPQRKLPHD